From one bacterium genomic stretch:
- a CDS encoding GreA/GreB family elongation factor encodes MLNKKFFLTKEGLARIKDEYQELKRLKLSRISSESPRILHSEDINPEFLAFQEDLELLDTRIVELENILKNVQPITAPPKEKRGVIDLGAQVQVEVDGQIDEFTIVGTSETNPDIGKVSNESPIGKALLGHKIGEEVVIGSPAKVTYKIVKIRYPSL; translated from the coding sequence ATGTTGAACAAGAAGTTTTTCCTAACCAAAGAAGGGCTGGCAAGAATTAAGGATGAGTACCAGGAGCTCAAAAGGCTCAAACTCTCCAGGATCAGCAGCGAATCGCCGCGGATTTTGCATTCGGAAGACATTAATCCCGAATTTTTGGCTTTTCAGGAAGACTTGGAATTGTTAGACACGAGAATCGTCGAGCTTGAAAACATTTTAAAAAACGTCCAGCCCATAACAGCGCCGCCAAAAGAAAAGAGAGGCGTTATTGATTTGGGAGCTCAAGTTCAAGTTGAAGTCGATGGTCAAATCGATGAATTTACGATTGTTGGAACTTCGGAAACTAATCCTGATATAGGCAAAGTTTCAAACGAGTCTCCAATAGGAAAAGCACTTTTAGGTCATAAGATAGGAGAAGAAGTAGTAATTGGCTCCCCAGCGAAAGTCACTTATAAAATCGTGAAAATTAGATATCCCTCTCTGTGA
- a CDS encoding endonuclease Q family protein: protein MRTIIDFHIHSRFSRATSKELNLRNLANFAEIKGIKVLGTGDFTHPIWFKELKEGLEPAEPGLFKVKKQVLGKNGASGEETRFILTAEISCIYSKNNRVRRIHLLIISPTFEAVEKINARLEWIGNLKADGRPILGLDAKELLKIVLQTSPASIVVPAHVFTPWFALFGSKSGFDSVEECFEEYSKYIFALETGMSADPKMCWRLSSLDKYTLISNSDSHSLRRIGREANVFEGEDLSYQEIIKAIKKTSQSLKLIYTIEFFPEEGRYHYDGHRACGISYSPAETKKSGGTCPVCGKPLTIGVLSRVEQLADRPEGIAPEGAIPFKSLVPLKEIIGEALGVLPGAKKVEEEYQSLIKKLGSEFKILVEANPSELTSATLPEVVEGISRVRQGKLIFEPGFDGVYGKVRIFSQGEQKTISKQKSLF, encoded by the coding sequence ATGAGAACGATCATCGACTTTCATATTCATTCCCGGTTTTCCCGAGCGACTTCAAAAGAGCTCAATTTAAGAAATCTTGCTAACTTCGCGGAGATTAAAGGAATCAAGGTTCTGGGAACGGGAGACTTTACTCATCCGATTTGGTTCAAGGAATTGAAAGAGGGATTAGAACCGGCAGAACCCGGCCTTTTTAAGGTCAAAAAACAGGTCCTCGGCAAAAACGGGGCGTCAGGGGAGGAGACCCGTTTTATTTTAACCGCGGAAATCAGCTGCATTTACAGTAAGAACAACCGGGTCAGGAGGATCCATCTGCTAATTATTTCTCCTACTTTTGAGGCCGTGGAAAAAATCAATGCCCGTCTTGAATGGATTGGAAACCTCAAAGCTGACGGCCGGCCGATTCTGGGATTGGATGCCAAGGAGCTTTTAAAAATCGTTTTGCAGACTTCTCCTGCTTCTATTGTCGTGCCGGCTCACGTTTTTACTCCCTGGTTCGCTTTATTCGGCTCTAAGTCTGGATTCGATTCGGTTGAGGAATGCTTCGAGGAATATTCAAAATATATTTTTGCCCTGGAAACCGGGATGTCGGCAGACCCTAAAATGTGCTGGAGGCTTTCTTCTCTGGATAAATACACTTTGATTTCCAACAGCGATTCGCACTCTTTGAGAAGAATCGGCCGGGAAGCCAACGTTTTTGAAGGAGAAGACTTGAGTTATCAGGAGATTATAAAGGCTATCAAAAAGACAAGCCAAAGTTTGAAATTGATCTATACTATCGAGTTCTTTCCCGAAGAGGGAAGATATCATTATGACGGCCATCGGGCCTGCGGGATTTCTTATTCCCCGGCAGAAACGAAAAAATCGGGAGGAACCTGCCCTGTGTGCGGAAAGCCTTTGACGATCGGGGTTTTGAGCAGAGTAGAGCAGTTGGCAGACAGGCCAGAAGGCATTGCTCCGGAAGGGGCCATCCCTTTCAAAAGCCTGGTGCCTTTAAAAGAGATCATCGGCGAGGCTTTGGGAGTTTTGCCCGGGGCTAAAAAAGTAGAAGAAGAGTACCAAAGCTTAATTAAAAAACTGGGGAGCGAATTTAAAATTTTGGTTGAGGCGAATCCGTCAGAATTAACATCAGCCACTTTACCCGAAGTGGTTGAAGGCATTTCCAGGGTCAGGCAGGGGAAACTAATCTTTGAGCCGGGCTTTGACGGCGTCTATGGAAAAGTCAGAATCTTCAGCCAGGGGGAGCAAAAAACAATTTCCAAGCAAAAGAGCTTATTCTGA
- a CDS encoding TIGR00730 family Rossman fold protein, with the protein MKPRNDFPFYDYNPGDKKRLKRMMAEFQKGFNFLNRFEDDRVVSIFGSHLDKAGEKEYEQARKLGRLLAKENIVVLTGGGPGAMEAANRGAAEAGGRSVGINLELGKSEQKNGYVKESICLHYLFVRRVMLAHAAQAYVFFPGGFGTLDEFFEIATLVVTKKIYQQIPIVLIGRSYWDSLKKWLERVPMERHRAIFRKEFFFWKVVDDEKQAFEILKKIPARFARHESV; encoded by the coding sequence ATGAAACCTCGCAACGATTTTCCATTTTACGATTATAATCCCGGAGACAAAAAACGCCTCAAAAGAATGATGGCTGAGTTCCAGAAGGGCTTTAACTTTCTTAACAGGTTTGAAGACGACCGGGTAGTTTCCATTTTCGGCTCCCATTTGGATAAGGCAGGAGAAAAGGAGTACGAGCAAGCAAGAAAGCTGGGGCGTCTTTTGGCAAAAGAAAACATCGTCGTTCTGACCGGCGGCGGGCCAGGGGCGATGGAAGCGGCCAATCGTGGGGCGGCCGAGGCGGGCGGCCGGTCCGTGGGCATTAATTTAGAGTTGGGGAAAAGCGAGCAGAAAAATGGATATGTCAAAGAAAGCATTTGCCTTCATTATCTTTTCGTCAGAAGGGTAATGCTCGCCCACGCCGCCCAGGCTTATGTGTTTTTTCCCGGAGGCTTTGGCACCTTAGACGAGTTTTTTGAGATCGCCACTCTGGTCGTCACCAAGAAAATCTATCAACAGATCCCAATCGTCCTTATCGGCAGGAGTTATTGGGACTCTTTGAAAAAGTGGCTGGAAAGAGTGCCGATGGAAAGGCACCGGGCGATTTTCAGAAAAGAATTCTTTTTTTGGAAAGTAGTTGACGACGAAAAACAGGCTTTCGAGATTTTAAAGAAGATTCCTGCCCGTTTTGCGCGCCACGAATCAGTGTGA
- a CDS encoding methyltransferase domain-containing protein: MERELAKQILEETKNDFNRIAPDFSRTRSRFWPELVTVFQGFAKDGNKILDIGCGNGRLLDLYAGKGVDYTGIDNSFAQIEEAKKRCPNNSFLVADALKLPFADKSFDKTFSVAVLHEIPSLEFRKAFLKEARRVLKDEGLLFLTAWDLRGRIGLILKYSFLKIIKRSGLDWGDIFIPWGSEVQRYYHVFGKREISRLVKSSGFEIIKTGVARKQDRSMANLYLIAKKQ; encoded by the coding sequence ATGGAACGAGAATTAGCCAAACAAATACTTGAAGAGACAAAAAACGATTTTAACCGGATCGCCCCGGACTTTTCCCGAACCCGCAGTCGGTTTTGGCCCGAACTGGTTACGGTGTTTCAGGGCTTTGCCAAAGATGGCAACAAAATTCTAGACATTGGCTGCGGTAACGGCCGGCTCCTGGACCTATACGCTGGTAAAGGAGTAGACTACACAGGCATTGATAACTCTTTTGCCCAGATAGAGGAAGCGAAAAAGCGCTGTCCGAATAATAGTTTTCTCGTTGCCGATGCCCTGAAATTGCCTTTTGCCGACAAATCTTTTGATAAGACTTTTAGTGTCGCCGTCCTTCACGAAATCCCTTCTTTGGAGTTCAGGAAAGCTTTTTTAAAAGAAGCGAGAAGAGTTTTAAAAGACGAAGGCCTGCTTTTTCTGACAGCCTGGGACTTAAGAGGTAGGATCGGCCTAATCTTAAAATACAGTTTTTTGAAGATAATTAAAAGATCGGGCCTTGACTGGGGAGATATTTTTATTCCCTGGGGGAGCGAAGTTCAGAGATACTACCACGTTTTCGGCAAAAGAGAAATCAGCCGGCTGGTAAAAAGCTCGGGTTTTGAGATAATAAAAACAGGCGTTGCTAGGAAGCAAGACAGATCAATGGCCAATCTTTATTTAATCGCCAAAAAACAATAA
- a CDS encoding tRNA uridine(34) 5-carboxymethylaminomethyl modification radical SAM/GNAT enzyme Elp3: MDLKESFVKDLIKNEVVKPADLALLKRRFAKKHRLSCPKNSALLKTYHDLLKQKRVNKNSSLERLLCTREMRSLSGIVSVSVLTKPWPCPGRCLYCPDQKGLPKSYLQGEPAVMRAVANKFDPYLQVEARLKSLEATGHTTAKIELIIIGGTWSFLPKEYQEWFVKECFRAVNNYGSNPKSPPEADQPKAGKTSTFAKVFDPESSDRRASVGRQNLFKEQRKNENAKRRIIGITVETRPDFIDGKEVKRLRELGVTRVELGVQSLDDNVLKKNLRGHNVSETARATKLLKDACFKICYHMMPNLLDSDLKKDEKMFAELFNNPDFQPDFLKIYPCVVVKQAPLYRLWLKKRYKPYTDRRLVDLLVKVKQKIPRYCRIIRIYRDIPSPQIIAGSKISNLRQVIAQELKKQRKQCSCIRCREVRGNFSIKDKLRLFRQDYTASGGREIFLSYEDKKRQKLFALLRLRLKLWKVRPPTIFPALKNAAIIREVHTYGRAIGFNEKTAASPQHRSLGRNLIKEAEKISREQGFKKIAVISGIGARNYYRRLGYRLKNTYMVKSLAPEK, encoded by the coding sequence ATGGATTTAAAAGAAAGTTTCGTCAAAGACTTGATTAAAAATGAGGTTGTAAAACCAGCGGACTTGGCCTTGCTAAAAAGAAGGTTTGCCAAAAAACACCGCCTCTCCTGCCCGAAAAACTCTGCTCTCCTTAAAACCTATCACGATTTACTCAAACAAAAAAGGGTTAATAAAAACAGCTCTCTGGAACGGCTTTTGTGCACAAGGGAAATGCGTTCGTTATCGGGAATAGTTTCTGTTTCTGTTTTAACCAAGCCCTGGCCTTGCCCTGGACGCTGCCTTTACTGCCCCGACCAAAAAGGCCTGCCAAAAAGCTATCTTCAAGGAGAGCCGGCGGTCATGAGAGCCGTGGCTAACAAATTCGACCCTTATCTTCAGGTTGAAGCAAGGTTAAAATCCCTGGAAGCCACCGGCCATACAACCGCAAAAATAGAATTGATCATTATCGGCGGCACCTGGTCGTTCTTGCCGAAAGAATACCAGGAATGGTTTGTCAAAGAATGCTTTCGCGCCGTAAATAATTACGGCTCAAATCCCAAATCTCCGCCAGAGGCGGACCAGCCGAAGGCTGGCAAAACTTCCACCTTCGCTAAAGTCTTCGACCCTGAGAGCTCAGACCGAAGGGCTTCGGTGGGCAGGCAAAATTTATTCAAAGAACAGCGAAAAAACGAAAACGCCAAGCGCAGGATTATCGGCATCACTGTTGAAACCCGGCCGGATTTCATCGACGGAAAAGAGGTTAAAAGATTGAGGGAATTGGGCGTTACCCGGGTCGAGCTGGGAGTCCAAAGCCTTGACGATAACGTTCTTAAAAAGAATCTCCGGGGCCACAATGTTTCAGAAACCGCTAGGGCGACCAAACTTTTGAAAGACGCCTGTTTTAAAATCTGTTACCATATGATGCCTAATCTTCTGGACTCTGATTTAAAAAAGGATGAAAAGATGTTTGCCGAGTTGTTTAATAACCCTGATTTCCAGCCGGACTTTTTAAAGATTTATCCTTGCGTCGTCGTCAAGCAAGCTCCGCTTTATCGGCTTTGGTTAAAAAAGCGATATAAGCCCTATACCGACCGCCGGTTGGTTGATCTTTTGGTTAAGGTAAAGCAGAAAATTCCCCGCTACTGCCGCATCATCAGAATTTACCGCGACATCCCCTCGCCCCAGATTATCGCCGGCAGCAAAATCTCAAATCTCAGGCAGGTAATCGCTCAAGAATTAAAAAAACAAAGAAAACAATGTTCTTGTATACGCTGCCGCGAAGTCAGGGGAAACTTTTCAATAAAAGACAAGTTAAGGCTTTTCCGCCAGGATTATACGGCTTCCGGCGGCAGAGAAATATTTTTAAGCTACGAGGACAAAAAAAGGCAAAAGCTTTTTGCTCTTTTGCGCCTCCGCCTCAAACTGTGGAAGGTCCGACCTCCCACAATCTTTCCGGCGCTGAAAAACGCGGCCATTATCCGCGAGGTTCACACTTATGGTCGGGCGATCGGCTTTAACGAAAAAACCGCAGCTTCCCCGCAACACCGAAGCTTGGGGAGAAATCTCATTAAAGAGGCGGAAAAAATCAGCCGGGAGCAGGGTTTTAAGAAAATCGCGGTTATTTCGGGAATCGGCGCCAGGAATTATTACCGAAGGCTCGGCTATCGTCTCAAAAACACCTACATGGTAAAAAGCTTAGCGCCTGAGAAGTAA
- a CDS encoding M50 family metallopeptidase: protein MITKFFILLVLFFGLSFALDEIWQKIFTGRKYRFFLVPGVIVHEFSHALACLVAGAKIREINLFSSSGGYVAHEEPKLPILGEILVSLAPVFGGLAAVLALSSLFQFPLPVASAGFLKWFVLNWLNWKFWLFAYLNISIIICLVPSFQDLKNASLALLLALVLTWFLKGGPALGIFFRSYLLTPLSAGVGFEVFFLTISLPFYFLRLLLRR from the coding sequence ATGATTACCAAGTTTTTTATTTTATTGGTTTTGTTTTTCGGCTTGAGCTTCGCTTTGGACGAAATCTGGCAAAAGATTTTTACCGGCAGGAAATACCGATTTTTTCTTGTTCCGGGCGTGATAGTTCACGAATTTTCTCACGCCCTGGCTTGCCTGGTCGCCGGGGCTAAAATCCGCGAGATTAATTTGTTTTCTTCCAGCGGAGGTTATGTTGCTCACGAAGAGCCCAAACTTCCGATTTTGGGGGAAATTTTGGTTTCCCTTGCCCCGGTTTTCGGCGGCTTAGCTGCCGTTCTGGCCTTATCTTCTTTGTTTCAATTTCCTTTGCCGGTCGCTAGCGCCGGGTTTTTAAAATGGTTTGTTTTAAACTGGCTAAATTGGAAATTCTGGCTTTTCGCCTATCTTAATATCTCCATTATTATCTGCCTCGTTCCTTCTTTTCAGGATTTAAAAAACGCCAGTCTGGCGCTTTTGCTTGCTCTTGTCCTAACCTGGTTTCTAAAAGGAGGCCCTGCCCTGGGAATTTTTTTCCGCAGCTATCTTTTGACGCCTCTGTCAGCAGGGGTTGGTTTTGAAGTTTTTTTCTTGACGATATCCCTCCCTTTTTACTTTTTAAGATTACTTCTCAGGCGCTAA
- a CDS encoding L,D-transpeptidase family protein: MGKKAYLILIATAVVCACFLQWQAADLNLEFSLLESSFVNTARLFRRPEFLPDFSVFRNRLSIEKSNWLEVNLEKKEVAIYKKDMPEKIVPILRWGDPMEWGGTAAGLNEVIFKAKSNFSNTALVFMPWAVNFYGKYYLHGEPYDANGQKFISENSGGCVQMTDADAQAVYEESTKGIPVLVIDKSNDTFRYPRKKPAPMPKTAAKSYLVADLDSGFVFAEKNIEEKLPVASLTKLITATTLSENAALNTSLSVKKHMLDAFGSTTGLTPGARFKVAELFYPLLVESSNDAALVLSAYFGIDRTLELMNDKTARIMMPDSRFVDPHGYDPGNVSTAKDLFYLARYVSNNWPLLWRIARGEEVRIFGKNRFLSLKNKNLFFDEPDFIGGKTGYIKASDYNGLFVFRFLTKREVERRIVIIILGAPGLEEGEQNLKQETLAIIDWLKENYFNRP; this comes from the coding sequence ATGGGAAAGAAAGCATATTTAATCCTGATTGCCACGGCAGTTGTTTGCGCCTGTTTTTTGCAATGGCAGGCGGCGGATTTAAATCTGGAATTTTCTTTACTGGAATCTTCTTTCGTCAACACCGCCCGGCTTTTCCGGCGGCCTGAATTTTTGCCGGATTTTAGCGTTTTCCGAAACCGACTTTCGATTGAAAAAAGTAATTGGTTGGAAGTAAACCTGGAAAAAAAAGAAGTTGCTATTTACAAGAAGGACATGCCGGAAAAGATTGTGCCGATTTTGCGTTGGGGAGATCCGATGGAATGGGGCGGCACGGCCGCCGGCTTAAACGAGGTGATTTTCAAGGCGAAAAGTAATTTTTCCAACACCGCTTTAGTTTTTATGCCATGGGCAGTGAACTTTTACGGTAAATACTACCTTCACGGCGAGCCGTACGACGCCAACGGCCAGAAATTTATTTCCGAAAATTCAGGCGGCTGTGTCCAGATGACTGACGCAGATGCCCAAGCGGTTTATGAAGAATCCACCAAAGGAATACCGGTTCTGGTGATTGACAAGAGCAACGACACTTTCCGCTATCCAAGAAAAAAGCCGGCGCCCATGCCCAAAACTGCGGCTAAAAGTTATTTGGTCGCTGACCTTGATTCCGGCTTTGTCTTTGCCGAAAAGAATATCGAAGAGAAGCTTCCCGTGGCTTCTCTGACAAAGCTGATAACCGCGACGACTCTTTCGGAAAACGCCGCTCTCAACACGTCGTTGTCGGTAAAAAAGCATATGCTCGACGCTTTCGGCTCGACCACTGGCTTGACGCCGGGCGCCCGCTTTAAAGTGGCCGAACTTTTTTATCCGCTTTTGGTTGAATCTTCAAACGACGCCGCCCTGGTCTTGTCGGCGTATTTCGGCATTGACCGGACGCTGGAGCTGATGAACGATAAAACCGCGAGGATCATGATGCCTGACAGCCGATTCGTTGACCCCCACGGCTATGACCCCGGTAATGTTTCGACGGCCAAAGACTTGTTTTATCTGGCGCGCTACGTTTCCAATAATTGGCCATTGCTTTGGAGAATCGCCAGGGGAGAAGAAGTGCGCATTTTCGGCAAAAACCGCTTTTTAAGCTTGAAAAACAAAAATCTGTTTTTCGACGAGCCGGATTTTATCGGCGGAAAAACAGGTTATATTAAGGCGTCTGATTATAACGGCCTTTTCGTTTTCCGATTTTTGACAAAGCGAGAAGTTGAACGGAGAATCGTCATTATCATTCTTGGCGCGCCGGGCCTTGAAGAAGGGGAACAAAACCTGAAACAAGAAACTCTGGCGATTATTGACTGGCTGAAGGAAAATTATTTTAATCGTCCTTAA
- a CDS encoding NGG1p interacting factor NIF3 — translation MKTKEIYNLAIEIGKGADLRSPETVARLLSRGREKFEKLSEAEKKEFDQEALTNPYSDTRVLHIANDKEVKRVLVGIDIESAEILLAKELGNIDLIIGHHPLGRALADLHEVMELQCDVLNLYGVPINVAEGLMRERISEVARKVGPINHQQVVDAARLLGFNLMCLHTVCDNLAAKFLKDKIETQAQSLERLEDLLKLLKEIPEYREAVKVGAGPKIFVGNPENRCGKIALTEVAGGTEGSPKLFEKMAIAGIGTVVGMHISEEGRKEAEAANVNVVIAGHISTDSLGVNLFLDQLQKRGIEIIPCSGLIRVSRI, via the coding sequence ATGAAGACAAAAGAAATTTACAATCTGGCGATTGAGATAGGAAAAGGAGCGGATCTTCGCTCCCCAGAAACCGTAGCCAGACTCCTTTCGCGGGGAAGGGAGAAATTCGAAAAGCTATCTGAAGCGGAGAAAAAAGAGTTTGATCAAGAAGCCCTGACTAACCCCTATTCGGACACCCGGGTCTTGCATATTGCCAATGACAAAGAAGTCAAGAGAGTTTTGGTCGGTATTGATATTGAGTCGGCTGAGATCCTTCTGGCAAAAGAACTGGGAAACATTGATCTTATTATCGGCCATCATCCTTTAGGGAGGGCCTTAGCCGACCTTCATGAGGTCATGGAACTGCAGTGCGACGTTTTAAACCTTTACGGCGTACCCATCAACGTGGCCGAGGGACTGATGCGGGAAAGGATCTCTGAGGTAGCCAGAAAAGTTGGGCCGATAAATCATCAGCAAGTAGTGGACGCAGCCAGGCTCTTGGGTTTTAACCTGATGTGCTTGCATACTGTTTGTGATAATTTAGCAGCCAAGTTTCTTAAAGATAAAATTGAGACCCAGGCGCAAAGCCTAGAACGGCTGGAAGACTTGCTCAAGCTTCTGAAAGAAATTCCAGAATATCGCGAGGCGGTCAAAGTAGGAGCAGGCCCAAAGATTTTTGTCGGCAACCCCGAAAACCGATGCGGTAAAATCGCCTTGACCGAAGTGGCAGGCGGCACCGAAGGCTCACCTAAGCTATTTGAAAAAATGGCTATTGCCGGCATTGGCACGGTTGTCGGCATGCACATTTCCGAAGAGGGCAGGAAAGAAGCCGAAGCCGCCAACGTCAACGTCGTCATCGCCGGTCACATTTCCACAGACTCTTTAGGAGTTAACCTCTTTTTAGACCAGTTGCAAAAACGGGGGATCGAGATTATCCCTTGTTCGGGGCTGATCCGCGTTTCAAGAATTTAG
- a CDS encoding RtcB family protein, translated as MLSRRDLIKITDFLWEIPRSFRNDMKAPARFYISEKSLDEVFRDESLNQLVNGATLPGIVRYALAMPDMHEGYSVPIGFVGAMSLDQGIISPGACGFDINCGMRLLKSRLAEKEIKPHLDKLTGEIQKQVPSGLGRGGQIKLSNSEIDRILEGGAHYLVEKGFGVVQDLEHCEASGRLAWAKANVVSQQAKSRGRDQVGTLGSGNHFLELQKVAEIFDQKAAQAFGLFLDQIVIMVHCGSRGLGHQVCTDYLREFIPLMENKYKIKVPDREFACVPFSSPDGQRYFSAMASAANFAWANRQMIAHFVRKAWKTVFDDSQDSLEQLYDVAHNIIKKEEHQLNGKQVELIVHRKGATRAFPPGHPEVPERYRGVGQPVLIPGSMGTASYILVGTAEGEQSFFSTNHGAGRTMSRHQAMRTITGEQVVRELNSKGIIVKCQSLRGIAEEAPLAYKDIDDIVEVVHQAGLSKKVARLVPLAVIKGE; from the coding sequence ATGCTTTCTAGAAGAGATTTAATCAAGATCACCGATTTTCTCTGGGAAATTCCCCGGTCTTTTAGGAACGACATGAAGGCACCAGCCCGTTTTTACATTTCGGAAAAATCCCTCGATGAAGTTTTTCGCGACGAATCTTTGAATCAGCTCGTCAATGGGGCGACTCTGCCAGGGATTGTCAGATACGCCTTGGCAATGCCTGACATGCATGAAGGCTATTCGGTGCCGATCGGGTTTGTCGGCGCCATGTCTTTAGATCAGGGAATTATTTCTCCTGGTGCGTGCGGTTTCGACATCAATTGCGGAATGAGGTTGTTAAAATCGCGGCTTGCCGAAAAAGAAATAAAGCCCCATTTAGACAAACTGACTGGAGAAATCCAAAAACAGGTGCCTTCTGGCCTGGGTCGAGGCGGGCAAATTAAGCTTTCTAATTCAGAAATAGACCGCATTTTGGAAGGTGGAGCTCACTATTTGGTAGAAAAGGGCTTCGGAGTTGTCCAGGACTTAGAGCATTGCGAGGCTTCGGGCAGATTGGCTTGGGCAAAAGCTAACGTCGTTTCCCAGCAGGCAAAAAGTCGCGGCCGCGACCAGGTTGGCACCCTCGGGTCGGGCAATCATTTTTTGGAACTTCAAAAAGTGGCTGAAATCTTTGACCAAAAAGCGGCGCAGGCCTTCGGGTTGTTTTTAGACCAGATAGTCATTATGGTTCATTGCGGTTCTCGGGGCCTCGGCCACCAGGTTTGCACTGACTATTTGCGGGAATTCATTCCTTTGATGGAGAATAAATACAAAATTAAAGTTCCTGACCGGGAATTCGCTTGTGTTCCTTTTAGTTCTCCAGACGGGCAGAGGTATTTCTCTGCGATGGCTTCAGCCGCCAATTTTGCCTGGGCCAACAGGCAAATGATCGCTCACTTTGTCAGAAAGGCTTGGAAAACTGTTTTTGACGATTCCCAAGATAGTTTGGAGCAGCTTTATGACGTTGCCCACAATATTATCAAGAAAGAAGAACATCAATTGAATGGTAAACAGGTGGAGTTAATTGTTCATCGCAAGGGTGCGACCCGTGCTTTTCCACCGGGCCATCCAGAGGTGCCTGAGAGGTATCGCGGAGTTGGCCAACCGGTCTTGATCCCCGGTTCCATGGGCACTGCCTCTTATATTCTTGTTGGCACAGCTGAAGGAGAGCAATCGTTTTTCTCAACCAATCACGGGGCGGGCAGAACCATGTCGCGCCACCAGGCAATGAGAACTATTACCGGCGAGCAGGTCGTCAGGGAATTAAACTCAAAAGGGATCATTGTTAAATGCCAGAGCTTGCGCGGTATTGCCGAAGAAGCGCCTTTAGCCTATAAAGACATAGATGACATTGTCGAGGTTGTCCATCAGGCCGGCCTCTCAAAAAAGGTAGCCAGGCTAGTGCCCCTGGCAGTAATTAAAGGAGAATAG